In Glycine max cultivar Williams 82 chromosome 10, Glycine_max_v4.0, whole genome shotgun sequence, the DNA window ttaGTGACAGCTGAATGTTGATAACTTTGGCCTGGTCAAAAGTCGATGAATACCTAATTAAAATTCTTGTATGTAATTTGTATTGTAACTTCCAAATGTCGTTGTACATACGCTTTTAGGTGCACGTTAAACTCGGTGGAATGTTATTACCAACTAGGCACTACATGCATACAGCTATGACCCAGCAGCTCTTACGCAAAGAAGGTCAAATAGCGATTTCATCAAAACGCACATTTACTTTCCCTTGTATCGCAACTCTTGGACAATGTTAAAAGTTTTATATTGGATGTTTGCTACAGTGGtaggttaaaaaataatttcgttTAGTCTCACATTATGAAATATTGTATCTAAAGTCACTAAATGTTGGgagggtaattttgtaattcatattcaaataaaattatgtctCTAAAAGATACTTGGTGTCCATATagaaaaaaagtcatttaataCGGTGTTGAtagttatacatttttttatgtgatttttgtGCTGtcacaaccaaaccaaacatgcTAATAGAGTATTTGGATTGGCAATAAAAATTGGCATTCACTGTAAAATTATGATGAAATCAATACAAAAACAATTGGAGAATCACGATGATTGCAAATTACTATATTACCAAACATTCAACTAATGTTTATGATTTCGACTCATGTTTAAAGCGCTAGAAAATttagatgaaaaataatatagcaTTCCTATGAAACATACCAGAAACACAAATTTGTGAGTTTAGTGTTGTGAAGCTTGCATTCTCTCTTTGGCACCAGAAAAACAAATCACTGCAATGACAAGCTATACGTACGGGGCTGTGCTCTCATGAACTATTATTACAGATAAGTCATTATTGGATCATTGCAGTAAAACAAAGTGTTCCGGAATGGTCCGCTGAGATTCACATctgaaaacaattaaattacGGAGAATTGAATTGTATGTATGAGTTTGAGATGGCTGAGAGATGCAAGGGCCAACTCAGACAAATCAGGACagcccaaaaacaaaataaaaactgaagCATGGCTGTATAATAAAAAACTGAAGCATGGGCTGTATAATAAACAACATAATATGTGAAGTgacaaaaatatctttcatttaaattttaataaacctTACCCgcctccttctttctccttcgttttcttcttcttgccgCACCTCCGTCGTTGCCGTTTGCATCCATTGCCACCGATAAACCACTCGTTGCCACCGTCATTGTAAGTGGTTCCCATCATTGATTTGACTTTATTGGGGTGGGTAGGTGAATTGTTTGGATTGTGAGATCAGTATATAAGTCATACGGATTAATCAATCTGTATGAGTTATTCGAATTGAATAATCTGTGTAAGTCATACGGATTGGGTAATTCGTATGAGTTATACGGATTAAACTCGTTGCTTCTTTTATTCAATTGTTctgatcaatattttaattttatcttagaGTTCTCATTATTTAGATCTGATAGATTcattcttgattaatcattacttatataattatttaatcatatccaacATTCATTCAACTAGTACACTAAGAGGTTAGGTGTCcgaaattaaatataacaaataaattgttaattacTATAATAATCTCATgtcaaaataaaactattatattttttcttgagaACTTTCTATTGACATATTAAGGTAATATTAACCATTGAGAATTCTCAATTGAATCAATTCAGTGATGATATCTACATATAcatcatctatatatgcaatttaataaatgagatctattaatctttatccagtaaaaattattacatatgtATTGATCTATTCAGattattaatgttttatttacaataatccTATGAACAAgaacaatttagattaaaattaaaaaaaattattattataatattcatCATGATAACAAgtctataattttaatcaatgacttactaaattaacaatttaataaaataataaatatgataataaaataaaatgattatttactaaaattaataacatgaaTTAGATCTTGAACATACACATTTATTTATTCCCTACATGCAACTCATGGCAGACAGCTAGCATAGGAGCAGCAGAAGGGTGAGGAAGAAAGATTAGATGCTATGAAATCCAAGAAAGATAAACATGAGTTATCATCTTTGGTTAAATCGATTAAGATGAAATCAAAGCAATTCCAGCTAGTTTAATTGTGGGAAGCCTGAGAATTTTGCGAGGGAGTGAATGAGGCTTATGAGTGAATAGAAGGGTTGGAGAGGAGGAGGGTTACGTTTTGCGAAGGGAAAAAAACGTGGAATAgtacatatatataacatgagatatcatctttttcttttttgcaccTATTAATAACAgttattaacttaattattagTCTCTCTTAGACTCTTACTCCTGATTTCGGGCAAGTTTATACACACGGCAAAGAATGTGGTTTTGGTCTTTTTGACTATGGTTCTGGTTTGTAGGCAAAGTTGCCTTCTTTTcacaaaattattgaaatttgatattttgatttatttgtctGAAAGGTTGATAGgaaatattatcataaatttagtAGTGTGCTTGGATTTGATCATTGATTCTTATGAACAATGGGAACAAAGATTGATTGAAGAAGTTAGAGATTGTATTTGGTTCTTTGGAAAATCCAACATATATTTCTAGATATATACCTGAATTCTACTTGTCATCAGAAATAGGTTATTCCCTGCTTTGTCACCGTTTTAAGCTTGCTTACCAATATTTCACTTATGAGTGTTTAATTGAATGACAGTGAGATAAATCATAAATGTTTCTGGTGCGTACCATGGCCAGCCCTCCCTTGAAAGTTGCTGGCTTAATTGTTTGCTTGGCTAGTTGGCTGTTATATTCTAGCAAATAATTTGAGCTTCTTTAGTGAGATGAGGATTTTTGCGCCAATATTGTGTTTCTAACGGGCTATTCCCCTaacacctcttttttttttttttttaactctaaaCCTGTGGAATGGTTTCTCTTCATCATTTTGAAGtatattctctctctcttaaaTAGAAACATGCTTATATTATTCCCTCCTTGGCAACTTGAGTAGCAATACaagtaaaacattaaaataacgAGGACCAACGCAAGAAATTGCCACTCTAACAAAACACACATACGTGTTTGGTAATTCCGATATGACAATTTCCCATCAAACTTTCAAATTCTGAATCATCGCGACTTCGACGCTTGATTCCTAAACCTATTACCTGACTATCTGTTTCAATAATAACATCACGATAACCATTATTTCAGGTAGTCTAATGTAAATAAAAGTGCCaacgtttttcttttttataccaATAAACTTtgaatgataattaaattacaatcattatttaaagaaacaatGTTAATGTTataatcattatatataatttctaataacaatttctttttactattttactcttttaccactaaatatcattattttaaaagtatttttaattgtttcacatataaaatttatacaaaaagcAACAAATTTTAAGTTTCAATTCTAATTCTTAtcttatttcaattataattttataatataatatttatttaaattatatttataaaagtttgtgttagataaaaattaaatggggACAAATTTTGTAAAGAGGAGTGTAACGAGGAAAAACGAGTGCAAAAAGAAAGGCATGAACTAAGCCCGGAACCCGAAAAACATGGGGCCTGTAATCGAAGGGCTATTAGAAATTTAGCATCCTGATCCTTCCCTCCATTCAttcttatcttcttcttcttctcccaaAAGCCATTGCATTGTGGTGAATGTTTGAGTGCAGaaggtaaaaaagaaaatggtggTGAAGATTCGATTGGCAAGGCTCGGGTGCCGGAACCACCCATTCTATCGTGTGGTTGTTACGGATAGCAAAACAACAAGAGATGGCAAGCAACTTGAAGTTTTAGGTTTCTACAATCCCGTCGCAGGCAAGGATGATGACAAAAGAATGAGCCTCAAACTGGAGAGAATCAAGTAAGTATGTAATTTCCATATATTTGTTTAACTCAAAGATTGGAATTATATTACCCATGTGAAATGTTTCtttatgaatttaataataGGACACTAGAACTTTGATTCCCCCTTGTGTTGTTTAGGTATTGGCTTTCCGTTGGAGCTAAGCCTTCAGAGCCTGTTGAGCATCTTCTATTTAGAGCAGGTTTAGGACAATCTCATCAATTCCCTGTTGCTGCTCTAAATGGACATATCCTCAACCAAGACCAACCAACCATTGCTGCTGATCACAATGGTGAACTCGACTCTCCCTTCTCCTTCTGTGCTATTCTCccatttctttctcttatttcttttaacCTTTATTCTAGGTATATCTCCAGAAGCTATATTTTCTATTGCCCTACAAGTTTGAAGATAATAGCTACCATACATTTGGAGAAGGTGGGTGGTTGCACCCTCTTCTGTTCAATACCACCTAGAAATAAATTGATAGGTTATCTTGCTGTCGACAAACTGGTTAGATTTGTTTCCTGGGAAGTAGCAAAAGTAGCTCATCTGATTTTGGTTTATGTATGCATGTCTCACATTCTTGTCAACACACCACTTGGTTTTTATGCTTATgcaattcttcttgattctgacaatttattttgaaatattatccTGTTTTCTTATATGTGTGtgttataaaaagaaatgaCGAAAATAATTgtctaaaaaaaacttttgaaaagcatgtaaatattttataattataaacgaATAGCATCTTGTTCAATGTTCGAGTTTCAGTCCTGTGCCCACACACTGGAGACTTAGCTTCTGCCCTTTAAGTTGAGTTTTGACAGGGAGTGATGCTTTGAGGTTCATATTGACCAATTTTTTTcgtactttttttgtttttactttgtaTGGACTATGCATTGGATGCCACTTTGGTTTTTCTTCAGAATTAGTAATATTGTTACATATATCGCATTGTTTGTTGATTCTTATAACTTTGATGAGTACTTGTTCAGCTCATCCTTTATTTTCCATTGGAATTCTTGTTCAGTTTGCTAGAGGGTTTGATGTAAGGAGCATTTATCATGTCCTGAAGCTATGTAGTTGTCATGCTTCATCTAAAAATCTGAAATTACTGGATCTTCAGAATAGTGGTTTACACATTAATCAAGTCCAAGTGTCGTAGAAATAAGACATCTACTGTCATTAAATCACAAATGAAACGAGCCTATGTTTCAAGTAAAACTAACAGGATTCTACACAATTTGTTCTTTCCTGTATGAATCTAGGATTTGTTTGTGCAGTGTCCATGTTATAGGGCCTGTTTGGGTAAGCTTccaggagaagaaaataagaagaaaaaatgaaattatcttctccataagttaaaattagcttatgcataaactaattttagcTTTTGGAGaaactcatttcatttttcttcttattttcttctcctagaaGTGTTTCTGCAGAAGCTTACTCAAATAGTGTCATAAAAATATCTGTTGATTAAAAACAGTCAATGAAAAATTTAGGTAACTATATGCTTGCTATAAAGAGGATAGCAGAGACATCTTGCTACTCTTGATAGCTGAGACAGACGAAAATAGCAGAGACAGATCTTCTTGCCACTCTTGATGGCTGGGAGAAGAGTGGAGAGATTAGTGAGTGACTGAATTCAAGGAAAAAGGGGGGAGTTAAATTCTGAGTGTGGGAAagataggaagaaaaaagaTTAGACACTACTTGAGTGGAAAAAGCAGCAGTCAGGGAGGGTTGAAGgtgaaaggaaaggaaaatagCAGAGACAGAGTTCTAAGTGATGTGATTGGTGTATATCTCTTTATGCTACTGTTATGTTGTTTACTTGGCTTTTCCTAGTAATCTTTTGTTTGTTCCTAGATCCTTCACAACCACCGTGCCTCCCTTCATCACCCACCGAAGCCTCCACACCATTATTTTGTAAGGTTTAGGTATTTGGCTGTTAAGCGGTAGTTGTTATGTACAAATAATCACCCTACACCATTGATTGTTTAGAACATAAACAACATAAATAGGTCTCTAAGTGTTCTATTCAGAATCCTTCAGTCATCCATTTTTTGATTTGGTATGTCAGTCATCCATTTTAGATGATATGCATTACTCATCCTCAGGGTTGCAAATAGAATAATTCCtttcagaaagaaatgactgaAGTTGGATCTCTATCACTAACAATATAAGGGAGAATCCTAGTTGAGCATAAATTTCAGCTTGTAGAATAGGGGCGTTTGACAGGAATGGAGTGGTCCAATTTGATGAGGTTATCCACAACTTAAGTAGAACTGCATCCttgttataattttgaatttcgaGTTCATACTTCGGTAACTACCAATAACTTCTCTGACCAATTCTTTTTCTGGGTGGTAATCCCCTGCTCCAGTTGATAGCTTAGGCTCTTCTGACTGTGTATGATGTAAATTTCCTCCCTAACAAGTATGGTTTCCGATGTTGAATATCTAAATCAATGCCAAGAGCTCTTCCTCTTACACTTTAAAGAGGGAAGCTTCTGTTAAAGCCTTGTAGAATAAAGCAATAAGCATTTGTCTGAGAGCATCACACTTAGTGGTAAAGGGCAAAAGAGTGTTCGCGTGGCTAACACTCAAGTTGTTAATATGTGCATGGCTTTTAAGCAGAACCCAAGTTCAATTGCGACGAGTGAGTGCATTGGCAATGAAAATTTACTATTCCTAGTGAAGTATGTGATCTTCTTggctatttgataaaaatattattttactttcaagTATAGACCAACCTAAATGAGAGAGTATATGGatcttatttaatttcatttttttaacattagtaAAGTATTAAGTTTTGATTTaagcttcatttttttatttgattttaattttagacattaattttttttacattgtaaatcaatttgaaattaTCTTGAATCACACTTAAAGTAGTTGTTATAAATGTTAAGCAATTCTTGTATACACACAAACGTAACACGTTAAATTTACACACAACCACTCAAAATTTGATAGCTTACTaaaacaaaagatgaaaaatataatatatgaaatttacAATCAAAGGCACGTGAGAGCTTctatctcttcttttctctggTTCCAACATTGAAGTCTGTTTGCCTCGCGCGCGTTTCGTGATCGTGCGACTGTGCTTTCAAAGCTATGCATTTTCCGATGATGTTAATGCGCTGAGTTTCTAACACCATATATCTAGTTGCTACCCACTATGGAGCAGTGGTGGGGCCATGTTTATGGTCTAAGTTAAGATGTTAGAGAACTTCGTGTGGTGAAAAATGAACTCAACTTTCATTCGTCAGAGGAATTTAGAGCACCTTGCTTAagtgaaaaaatattacattgaatctaaatatatttgtaatttaaaattaaagacaatgAAACCAGTGTTGACAAAAATGTGATTTAGAGCCTATTATTTAGGAACCGTGATCTTTTGTAGTTGACAGAAATGTGACGGGTTGTTGCCTATGACCATTGctttccaaatagaaaca includes these proteins:
- the LOC100527012 gene encoding 30S ribosomal protein S16 gives rise to the protein MVVKIRLARLGCRNHPFYRVVVTDSKTTRDGKQLEVLGFYNPVAGKDDDKRMSLKLERIKYWLSVGAKPSEPVEHLLFRAGLGQSHQFPVAALNGHILNQDQPTIAADHNGISPEAIFSIALQV